A single window of Candidatus Methylomirabilota bacterium DNA harbors:
- a CDS encoding DinB family protein: protein MAEVTIFEMIRSLYDYHRWANRRLFGVALSLGEEAASREMGRHFSLPTLTRMFAHLYGADAAWLSRWQGQPTRGLPGGDIPTLSALRERWDPLEQQQRAFIENLTPDDLTGVVAYTNLDGIPCRMTLWPLLQHVANHATHHRSEIATMITLISKSPPDTGVVTYHLVKSGQIPG from the coding sequence ATGGCCGAGGTCACGATCTTCGAGATGATCCGAAGTCTCTACGACTATCACCGGTGGGCGAATCGGCGTCTCTTCGGCGTGGCCCTCTCGCTGGGCGAAGAGGCCGCCAGCCGCGAGATGGGTCGGCATTTCAGCCTACCCACGCTGACCCGTATGTTCGCCCACCTCTACGGGGCCGACGCGGCCTGGCTGAGCCGCTGGCAGGGACAACCCACCCGGGGGCTTCCGGGCGGCGACATTCCCACCCTGAGCGCGCTCCGCGAGCGGTGGGATCCGCTGGAGCAGCAACAGCGGGCGTTCATCGAGAATCTCACGCCGGACGACCTCACTGGCGTGGTCGCCTACACCAACCTGGACGGCATCCCGTGTCGGATGACGCTGTGGCCGCTCCTGCAGCATGTGGCGAACCACGCCACCCACCACCGGAGCGAGATCGCGACGATGATCACCCTGATCAGCAAGTCGCCGCCCGACACCGGTGTGGTGACGTACCACCTGGTGAAGTCGGGTCAGATCCCGGGCTGA
- a CDS encoding biotin/lipoyl-binding carrier protein, with amino-acid sequence MAEEIRAHITGVVFQVTAQPGDAVQAGDPVIVLESMKMEIPVEAPRAGSVREIRVQEGQTVQEGDTVAVLD; translated from the coding sequence ATGGCTGAAGAGATCAGGGCGCACATCACCGGGGTGGTGTTCCAGGTCACTGCCCAGCCCGGGGACGCGGTCCAGGCCGGTGACCCCGTGATCGTGCTGGAGTCGATGAAGATGGAGATCCCGGTGGAGGCCCCGCGGGCCGGTTCTGTGCGGGAGATCCGGGTGCAGGAAGGCCAGACGGTCCAGGAAGGGGACACCGTCGCCGTGCTCGACTGA